Part of the Quercus robur chromosome 5, dhQueRobu3.1, whole genome shotgun sequence genome, caaaatcatattataaaatgaaattaaaagctGTTTAACATCAGACTTAGCTTTCATGAGATATACCCAAGTAGACCTAGTGGCATCATCAACAATGgtaagaaaaaatctaaaaccatCATAAGTGCAAACAGAATAGGGACCCCAAACATCTACATGAATCAAAGCAAATGGCTTAGTACTCATATTATTGTTTGAAGGAAATGGCAGCCTCTTCTGCTTAGCCAAAGGACAGATGGTACAAATGTCATtacattttgaagaaaaaaaaggcaaaacatCTTGCAAAGATGACAGTTTATTAAAAGAGGGGTGTCCTAATCTAAAATGCCACAAAATGGACATATCTTTATTAGAGACAGATGCTGAAAAAACTGACTTGGGAAGCTTGTTGGTGGAGAGGTAATCTGACAGAGAAGGTGAAGTCCTATGAGTACTGTTCTGCAGCAAATACAGACCATGTTGGACTTCACCCACTCCAATCGTCCTCCAACAAGAAAGGTCCTGGATGAAGCAAAATTGGGACAAAAACACAAGACAAAGAGGCAAGCGTTGAGTGATTTGACTGACAGACACAAgattaaaggaaaaagaaggaacaAAAAGAACATGTTCAAGAGTAAGGGAATTAGACAGTTTGACAGTACCAATGTGAGTGACATGAGCAGATTCACCATTAGGTAATTCAACAACACAATGGGAAACAGCAATATAAGATTGAAAGAGTGAAAGAGAACAAGCAATATGATCACTTGCACCTGTGTCAAGAACCCAAGTACTACCACCAAAAACAGATCTATTCACAAGCTTAGCAGAGAAAATGGAATGCTTGAGATTACCTGCCAAAGGAGTTGAATGATAGGTAGAAGCTTTGTTGGAGGAAACACTGTTGGCCATAGCAATTGGACTATTCTGAGAATCAGACCCTCCAATCATAGCAAGCAGTTTCTGGCATTGCTCCATTGTGAAAGGAAAATGTTGTGGAGTTGGTGTTGCAACAGAATCTTGAACAAAATCAAGGGAAGAGACCTGGTTTGCCCTTGCTTTGGTTTTATATCCAGGAGGATATCCATGGATTTTGTAGCATTTTTCCACGGTATGACCAAGCAATCCACAATGGCTGCAAGTAggcctttcctttcctttcttgAAAGTCTTAAAACCAGaaccaaaattcattgttttggctACAAGGGCTGTGGATTCAACAAAAGGACCATTGTTGCTATGTCCAACTGACCTCTGCCTTTCATCTTGAACCAACAAAGAGTATACTTTGTCAACAGAAGGAATGGGATCCATCAACAGAATTTGACCTCGAATGTGAGAGAATGAATCATTGAGACCCATTAGAAGCTGCATAATTGCTTCTCTGTGATGAAGATTGGAGATCTTTTCATTCACATGGCACACACACTTCTCACAAGAGCAAAGAGGAAGTGGTTCATAGTTCTGTATCTCATC contains:
- the LOC126725507 gene encoding uncharacterized protein LOC126725507, translating into MASSNQASTSITIDESHPFFLHHAESPGAILVSQSLIGGENYATWARSMERALRIKNKFWLIDGSASLTSAMEKVPLLVQSWSRCNEIVVSWIINCVSPKIATSMVYRRTAKEVWKKLQNMFSQGNGPRVYQLQKDLASISQGELIVSDYFTNLSILWDEIQNYEPLPLCSCEKCVCHVNEKISNLHHREAIMQLLMGLNDSFSHIRGQILLMDPIPSVDKVYSLLVQDERQRSVGHSNNGPFVESTALVAKTMNFGSGFKTFKKGKERPTCSHCGLLGHTVEKCYKIHGYPPGYKTKARANQVSSLDFVQDSVATPTPQHFPFTMEQCQKLLAMIGGSDSQNSPIAMANSVSSNKASTYHSTPLAGPFLLEDDWSG